TCCTGAACGAATACTGTAATCAATCAGCTCGTCCTTGGTAGCCGGCCAGGGAGCATCTTCAAGCTTTGAAGCCAATTCTAGTGTCCAATACATAGCTTGCGAAATTTGTAGTTTGCAAAAATAATTCTTTTCCTATAAAAGTCAAGTGATTTTTTAAAGATTACAAGACCCTTAAACCCTTGCTTTCCAAAGGGTTTCGGAAACATTAAGATCGCGTGCAAGTTTTCTGGCCAATACGAACAGATAATCCGACAAGCGGTTTAAGTATTTAATATTCAATTCATCCACTTTATGTTCTATCGACATGCGAATGGTAAGCCTTTCGGCACGGCGGCATATACAGCGGGCAATATGGCAATAAGAAACAGTAGTATGTCCACCGGGAAGAATAAACGATGTCAGAGGTTGCAATTCCTCATTCATCAGGTCGATTTCTTTCTCAAGCAGTTCAACATCAGTTTCCACTATAACTGGCAGCTCTCTTTTCAGCTCCTTTGAAGGATCCCATGCCAATTGCGATTCAATAGTAAAAAGCCTGTCCTGGACCTCGAGCAGGATTTCATGATAATGAGGCTGCATGTCCTGATCCCTGATCAGCCCAATGAAGGAATTCAATTCATCAAGGGTGCCATAAGCCTCTATCCTGTCATGATATTTAGGAACCCTTGTGCCGCCAATCAGGGAGGTTTCTCCTTTATCCCCGGTTTTAGTATATATTTTCCAACTGTCTGTCATTGTTTTGGCAAATTAACAGAACAACCGGGAAACCCGGTAAATCCTGCTGTTTAAACATACTTAGCAAACAAAGAATTCATCATTTTGTTTGCCCGGGAATAAGGTTCTGTGAATATTACTCGCTTTCTTCAATAACTTCCTTGTAGAAATCCATCGTCCTGATATTCTTGTTCTTGTCATCGGAAGCAATATTGCCGTCGATCATGCGAATAATTCGATGTGCATGCAGGGCAATATCTTCTTCATGAGTAACAACAATAATGGTATTTCCTGCCTGATGGATTTTCTCCAGTAATCCCATAATCTCGATAGATGTTTTTGAGTCAAGATTACCTGTAGGCTCATCAGCCAGGATGATAGAAGGTTCATTGACCAGAGCCCTTGCAATAGCAACGCGTTGCCTTTGTCCCCCCGAAAGCTCGTTTGGCTTGTGCAGCATACGGTCACTTAAGCCAACATCTTCCAAAACTTTCTCCGCCTTCTTTATCCTTGCATTCTTGTTCAATCCGGCATAGATCAATGGTAAAGTCACATTCTCAAGCGCCGAATTTCTGGGCAGGAGGTTGAATGTCTGAAAAATAAAACCAATCTCTTTATTTCTGATTTCAGCCAGTTCGTTATCACCCTGCTTGCTGACATCATTACCGTTAAGGTAATAATGCCCGGATGTAGGCGTATCCAGGCAACCCAGGATATTCATCAGAGTCGATTTTCCTGACCCCGAAGGCCCCATCAGGGCAACAAATTCATTTCGATAAATATCCAGGGAAATAGCACGGAGAGCTCTGACTATCTCTGTGCCTACCTGAAAATTTCTGACAATGTCGATTAAACGGATTACTTCCTGATTCATATCACTTTATTAGGTGTACCAACAAAAATAACATATTTATCAGAACCGGATCAAAAAATCTTGATCTGGCAGTCCTTTTCGAAAAAATAACAAGCCCATCCTGTAAAGATCAATACTGGTACTTACATCAGGATTCATTTTTATCTCCTCCCAGGCACGGTACATTTCCGGTGACCAGTATATATCGTCTAGAATAAATACACCATCCGGTGCCAGGTATGGTATACATTGGTGAAAATAGTTCAAAGTCGGCTGGTAACGATGATTCCCATCCAGGAAAACCATATCCAGACTTGTCCCTATTTCCTCCAGTAATCCTGGAAGCACATCATCAAACCGGCCAGTATGCCTCCTGATATTGCTTATCCCCATGGCTTCAAATAACCTTCCTGCCGCTGCTGATGTCACATCACTGCCTTCAATGGTATGCACGATACTTTCCGGGCTTGCCATCGCCAGGTACAAAGTGCTGACTCCGGCAGAGGTCCCCAGTTCCAGGATAACCCTTGGTTTATAATATTCTGTTACCCTGAAAAGCAATCTCCCAAATTTTCTTGAGACGGCTGATTTACGCACAACCTGGCGCAGAGTCCTGGCTCCCGATAAAGATATTTCACCATCCTGTCCGGCACCGAAATCATCCTGTGTCAAAATTTCCCCTGATCTCAATAACCCCCGGCGCCTCCGCTCGATCTCCCTTATGCGTTCATCCTTGCAATCCGCCAGGATAATATTTTCCATAAAATCATAAACAAAAGGAGAATGAATGCCAAACCTCGACTTCGCACGAAGTCTGTATTCCAAAAACTTACCTATTCTGAATACCGGTGTTATCATACTGCTACTTCAATGCCACCTTGTTCACATAAAAAACAGCTCTGCGGTTATTTGCCAGCCTGTTATTCCTGATTTCCTGATAACCATAACACAAGAAAAACTCATTGTACCAATGTACGATCTTGCTGCGGGCGTCATCAATCAGCTTATCATTATCATATTTCAACTTTATCTCCAGCGATGCATCCTTCTCCAATTCAGACCCTCCGCGGAAAACGCTGTATTGGATCCTGCCATTTCGGTTATAAAACATAAAAAACTCATCATTTTCCCCAAACAACTGAAGATATGGCTGCAAATTAAAAGTCTGTATGTTCCATATTGGCATTTCCCCGTTCCATACCATCTGACCTTCCATGTCAAAAGCCGAAACGATCCCGGCAAAATACTTAAACCCATCAAATACAGTATATGTCTGGGGAACCATTCTTCCGTAATAATCATAATACATATCGGTCACCGTCCGATATTCGGGATAGAAAGCTTCCGACATGACAAGGAAAACATCGTTTGATAACAGAACCGGATGCAATAGGACATTGTAATCAAGTGAAACCTCCTCACCGGTCCTCTCTTGTTTCCCTGCTTTTTTTCGCAACCGGGTTACATCTTTTCCTCCCAAAGTACGGTATAGGTTATCAAATTCCAGGAAATTGTAATAGTGAATGAACTTCTCTCTCCCATTTTCAAAACATGCCATATAATACCCCGTGCTTTCCGGAAAGTCTTCTTCCGTGTTTCCACTAAGCCTGGCCGGATTTGAACCGTAGGTTCCGAAAATGTATATTTTCCCTTCTCTTAGTAATAAATCCGCATCATTAAGATATTTCCCTTCCAAAACCGGATCAATATGAAGTATTTCTTTTATCCTCCCGTGTAAATCAAATGGTAAAATGACATATCCCGAATTTTCCTTGTTCAGGATATTCTGAACTAAAACATAGCCAAGTTCCTGATCCGGATCCAGGTAAATATTCCTGAGGATGGATGCCCCCTCCAGATCTATTTCTGTTGTAACACTTTCACCTGAAGAAAGATCGGTAAAAATAAGATAACCTACATTCTTTTTGTCTGTGGCTCCGGTTACTGCTTTGTTATTTCTGACCGTAAAACCTCCAATGGTTGACTTTTCAGGAAACATGGTTTCTTTCGTGGAAATCATTCCTTCCATTAGTGCAACCGTTAATATTTTTGCATTATAATCCCCCGATCCCCCGCGGCCTTCATGATAATACAGCATATAAAGCAAATCATCTTCATAATAATAGCCATTATACACCAATCCATTGGGCAATACCGTGTCCCGTATCCATAGTTCTTTTAACTGATTATCAAACATGGCAAAATGCCAGCTCATATTTCCTGATTTATCCTCAAAACCCTGATAAAAAACAATAAAACCATTTTCTCCACATGGGATAAGGGTATAGGTATCCTCATTCATCCTGGCATTTAGTTCCAAACGTAAAATGGCAGGTTCCTGCGAAACCAATGTTAAGGCAGACCAAATCAGAAAAAATAACGCAATGATT
The window above is part of the Bacteroidota bacterium genome. Proteins encoded here:
- a CDS encoding class I SAM-dependent methyltransferase; its protein translation is MEYRLRAKSRFGIHSPFVYDFMENIILADCKDERIREIERRRRGLLRSGEILTQDDFGAGQDGEISLSGARTLRQVVRKSAVSRKFGRLLFRVTEYYKPRVILELGTSAGVSTLYLAMASPESIVHTIEGSDVTSAAAGRLFEAMGISNIRRHTGRFDDVLPGLLEEIGTSLDMVFLDGNHRYQPTLNYFHQCIPYLAPDGVFILDDIYWSPEMYRAWEEIKMNPDVSTSIDLYRMGLLFFRKGLPDQDFLIRF
- a CDS encoding ABC transporter ATP-binding protein — translated: MNQEVIRLIDIVRNFQVGTEIVRALRAISLDIYRNEFVALMGPSGSGKSTLMNILGCLDTPTSGHYYLNGNDVSKQGDNELAEIRNKEIGFIFQTFNLLPRNSALENVTLPLIYAGLNKNARIKKAEKVLEDVGLSDRMLHKPNELSGGQRQRVAIARALVNEPSIILADEPTGNLDSKTSIEIMGLLEKIHQAGNTIIVVTHEEDIALHAHRIIRMIDGNIASDDKNKNIRTMDFYKEVIEESE
- a CDS encoding cob(I)yrinic acid a,c-diamide adenosyltransferase; the encoded protein is MTDSWKIYTKTGDKGETSLIGGTRVPKYHDRIEAYGTLDELNSFIGLIRDQDMQPHYHEILLEVQDRLFTIESQLAWDPSKELKRELPVIVETDVELLEKEIDLMNEELQPLTSFILPGGHTTVSYCHIARCICRRAERLTIRMSIEHKVDELNIKYLNRLSDYLFVLARKLARDLNVSETLWKARV